One region of Triticum aestivum cultivar Chinese Spring chromosome 6B, IWGSC CS RefSeq v2.1, whole genome shotgun sequence genomic DNA includes:
- the LOC123139230 gene encoding LOW QUALITY PROTEIN: uncharacterized protein (The sequence of the model RefSeq protein was modified relative to this genomic sequence to represent the inferred CDS: substituted 2 bases at 2 genomic stop codons): MEKEKKTKPPKANWDSAAHTIFMDACVEEVRANNRGGTTLTDIGKANLVRKFNERFGRNYSFDQLKNRWDICRADYSVWKTLTQKATGIGRDEYTKTIAATDEWWAIEIKVFCCHVIHSSSEXXRYAPLAEEDKMREVFDACCVTNEHARVPIPTYQSGSSRFNMDDDSGCESHDVEATPRTKRAKIGKKMPCSYSPSPRMNEKWSNESVKTDTLVRMVDLFGAREKRKGNLGEDTTRKEIGDMMNMVIADGAKPGSDVHFYASHLMLERKYRDIFMDTSDESSDGSDKEWDLAMFACSMEVGSPSERLPYAPRKSHLVTGLQWVAEKEQDAKAFYSMFRMRSKLHDEHFDKFNNDAYVQPPLPFTGANALPPEDDGTMAETRDAIATSLVP, encoded by the exons atggagaaagaaaagaaaaccaagccCCCTAAAGCAAACTGGGACAGTGCAGCGCATACCATTTTTATGGATGCATGTGTAGAGGAGGTGCGAGCTAATAACCGTGGTGGCACCACTTTAACCGACATTGGAAAAGCTAATTTGGTTAGAAAGTTCAATGAGCGCTTCGGGAGAAATTATTCTTTCGACCAACTGAAGAATAGATGGGATATATGTAGAGCAGACTACAGTGTATGGAAGACATTGACTCAAAAAGCAACTGGCATTGGTAGAGATGAATATACAAAGACCATTGCAGCTACAGATGAGTGGTGGGCAATTGAGATAAAGGTATTTTGCTGCCATGTCATTCATTCAAGTAGTGAGTGATAAAGGTATGCTCCACTAGCAGAGGAGGACAAAATGAGAGAGGTGTTTGATGCTTGCTGTGTCACAAATGAACATGCTAGGGTGCCAATTCCCACATATCAAAGTGGTTCATCTCGCTTTAATATGGATGATGATTCAGGTTGTGAAAGTCATGATGTCGAAGCTACACCTCGTACGAAGCGTGCCAAGATTGGGAAGAAGATGCCATGTTCTTATTCGCCAAGTCCTAGGATGAATGAGAAGTGGTCAAATGAAAGTGTTAAAACTGATACACTTGTACGTATGGTTGACCTCTTTGGTGCAAGAGAAAAGAGAAAGGGAAACCTAGGAGAGGATACAACAAGAAAGGAGATTGGAGACATGATGAACATGGTGATTGCAGATGGTGCTAAACCCGGGAGTGATGTGCATTTCTATGCTTCCCATCTTATGTTGGAAAGGAAATATCGTGATATTTTT ATGGACACTTCAGATGAATCTTCAGATGGATCAGATAAGGAATGGGATTTGGCCATGTTTGCATGTTCTATGGAAGTGGGGTCGCCAAGTGAGAGATTGCCGTATGCACCAAGAAAGTCGCACCTTGTTACAGGCCTCCAATGGGTGGCAGAGAAGGAGCAAGATGCAAAAGCTTTCTACTCTATGTTCAGAATGAGAAG CAAGTTGCATGATGAGCATTTTGACAAGTTTAACAATGATGCGTATGTGCAGCCCCCATTGCCATTTACAGGCGCCAACGCTCTACCACCAGAAGATGATGGTACCATGGCCGAAACACGTGATGCTATTGCTACCAGTCTTGTACCATGA